GCTAACCTGGTGTCCCATCTGGATGCCCGCAAGGGAATCACCACCTTTGAATATGATTCCGCCAACCGGTTGAGAAGAAAAACCAACGCGCTTGGATACGCTGAAGAGACCGAATACGATCCGGCTGACCGGGTGGTTCAAACAACAGATCCACGGGGAATTGTAACCCAGAGTTCTTACGATGTTTCAGGCAACCTGATCAGCCGGATTCAGGCTTTGGGCACAGATGACCAGACCGTTACCCGGTTTGAATATGACCTAAACAACCGGAAAACCCGGGAAATCCATGAAACAACCCTGGGGGATCTGATCACGGCATTCGAGTACGACGACCGGGGCCTGCTGACCCACAGAAAGGACGGGTTCCATACCGACACCCCGGAAATTTGGGAATATGAATACAACGACGCCGGGCAACTGGTGGCAACCACTGACCCCAACGGCAACACCACCCAGGTGTTCTATGATGCCGCCGGCCGCAAAACAGCCCAGACCCAGGCCCAGGGCCTGGTGAACTATTACTGGGAGTACGACCTGGCAGGCAACACCACGCTTGAAACAAAACCCGAGGGAGAGGAGATCCGGAACGCCTATGATGCCCTCAATCGCCTGGTTCTGGAGACCAGGGGCACAGACCGGCGCCGGTTTGAGTATGACGGTCGGGATCGCCTGGTCCGGGAAGAGAATTTTAACGGGGATGCCACGCAATACCAGTATGATTCAGCCGGCAGAATGACCCAAAAAACAGAAGCTGCGGGTACAGTCGATGAAGCCGTAAGCACATATGAATATGATGAAAACAACAATTTGATCTCTATCACCAATCCTTTGCTCAAAACCGTATCCTTTGAATATGATGCGGCAAATCAGCGGATTGCTGAAATTGACAGCGATGGGGATTTAAAAACCACCGCCTATGATGAAAACGGCAATGTTCTGTCCATTGAGAAAAGGGACGGCACAGAGATCGCGTTTGTGTGGGACAATCTGAACCGGAAAGTTGAGGTAACCGTTGACGGCACCGCTGAGCAGACCTTTGGTTATGACGAACTGTCCAGGATGGTTACTGCAACGGACGGCACCCACACGACCACGTTCGCTTACAACGACTATGGACGCCTGGTAACAGAAACCCAAGGGTCTTATCAAGTTGCAAAACACTTTGATGCCAACGGCAATAAAACCCAAGTGACCTATCCTTCAGGCCGGGTGGTTGATAAAATTTACAACGAAAATGATGCCCTGGCCCAAATCCTATACCAGGGCAGTTCCGTTGCCGATTTTACCCGCGACCGTAATAACCGGCTGACCGCCGCATCCTATGGAAACGGAACAGGACTGGCCCTCGATTATGACATCCGTGAACGGGAAATCTCAAGAACATACACGGATTCTTTATTCTCCCAGGAAACAAGTTATGACGCCCAAAGCAACATCCTTGAAGAAATATTGGGCAGGGACGGCACCAGCCAGGAAAAAGAGTACGCTTACGACCATCAGGACAGACTGGTCACGGCCACACCATCAACAAGCTGGGATTATGACGGTGTGGGCAATTGGCTTTCAACCAACCAGAACGGCGCAGCCGAATCAAGAACAGTCAACGCTGACAATGAATACACCATGGTTGACGGCACAGCCTGCACCCATGATGCCAACGGTAACCTGACCTCGGATGGTGCCAAAGCGTATTTCTACGACTGGGCAAACCGGCTCGTCCGGGTGGAGGAAAACGGTGAGATCCGGGCCGAGTACACCTATGATGGTGTGAACCGCAGGGTTACCAAAACTGCGGGAACAACAGTGACCACCTTTATCTATGACGAAACAGATGTCATTGAAGAATACACCGACGGCACATTCACCCGGTCCTTTGTTTACTCAAACCGCGTTGATGAACCAATCCTTCTGGAAACCGGCAGCCGGCTTTACTACTACATTGCCGACCGCCAGGGGAGCGTATGGGGACTTGCGGATGATACCGGCACCCTAACTGAGTCCTATGAGTACACCCCCTTTGGCCTGATGACCATTTACAACAGCCAGGGCCGGGATATCACTGCAACCGGCTCCGCCATCGGCAATCCGTTCGGATACACCGGCAGAAGATGGGATGCAGAATCAGGCCTGTGGTACTACCGGAACCGGATGTACTCTGCTGAACTGGGCCGGTTCCTCCAGCGGGACCCGGCTGGGTATGTGGATGGGCTTGATCTTTATGTTTACGTCCTAAATAATCCGGTTATGTATGTGGATCCAATGGGGTTAACAACTAGGTCAACAGATGAAATTATTACTGCGGATATTGATAAAAACTGGGAAAATTCTGGGACCGATTTGATATGTGCTGGTGTCGTGACGACCCAGCTTGATTCCCCAGCTCCCGGACCAGCTGATGTAGTTGGCGCTGTAATGATTACAACTGGTGTTGCAAAGTTAGCTGCACATTATGCTAAAGACGGCGTTGAAGCATTGGCTGAAGGAATCGAAGATTACATAGAAAAGCGATCTCAAAAAACTTATCAAGTATATGAAAAAATCGACACTAATGGCATAGTATATGTCGGGCGAACAAGTGGTTATGGCTCCGATGAGCAAAACGTCCGCAAAAGAGATTATAATCACCATATGAATAAATACGGTTTTGGCAATGCTGTGCCTGTCTTTTCAACAAATGACTATGCTGCTGTTAGGGGGATTGAGCAAGCATTGATAAATAAATACAAGTCATTAGGTGTGAGCGGCAACAGAATTAATGGAATATCATTGAAGAATAAGAACAGAACTATTTATATAACTCGGGCTATAGAAGAATTGGGAAGTGAAATAAGAGAATACTTCGATGATTTTTTTTAATCGATAAAATTTAGTGGAATATAAAAATGAAAAAAATGGAAGTTAATCCTGGAGATGTCTTTGAATTTCAATTGCCTAATGGGAAATATGCATATGGTAGAATATATAAAGGTATAGGAGCAGGATTTTATAAAAAATTAAGTAATACGCCTAATACACCTCCAATCGGCTCAAGAGATTTCTTTTTTTTGATAGGATTTCAGAGCGGCGTATTAGAAGATGGAATATATCATATAATTGGTAAAGATCCTTTTGGAGAAAATGAAGATCAATGGATACCTCCTACATATTCATATAATCTCGGACTTGAAAAATATATAATATACCATCAAGGAGAAATAATAAAATACACAAAAAATAAAAGTGACTGTAATGGTTTAGAAGCCGGTGGTGCATGGAATATAGATGAAATAATAAAAAGAATTATGAAAGAAATTGGAGAACCAATAAGTGATGACGACAAAAAAAATAGTGTTTTTAATCCTGAACAAATAGACGAAGATCTTTTTGATAACGATATCGCGAATGATGTAAAAAAACGATTCGAACAGTTTATTGAAATTGGTCTCAGTGTTGCTCAAGCTACCAACAATATTTTGAATTTTTTCAAAAATGAATTGGGTGACGATGAAGAGAAAGCAATAATTTATCTTTCATTAGTTTCCCTACAGATGAAACACGGCAGTCTACAAGGTACCATAAAAAAGAGAGCTCTTAAAATAATTGAATCTGGGCAAGGTATCGAGCGATGGGAAGAAAGTGGAGGTGAGATATTAGATCAAAAGAAAAACTTTTTGAATGAATTAAAAGATCAAATTGTTTCATACAATAAACAATGAGTTTGTTTTTAGCCCGCAAAATTCGGAGGAGTTCCGGATAACGTAGAGCACTCATTAAGAAATCGTCTCCGGAATATGGCCGGGGGCCTTGGTGTTACCGGTCAAAGTTTGGTCAAACTTTGTGCCGAATTACAGCTATTAAGTGTTCCTGAATGAAAATTTTCTGGTTGTGGGTCGGGTTAAGCTAACCATAAGGAAACAAACAATTAATTGTTGAAAAAGGGGCTTGATACGATCTTAAACAACTATTTTGAGCCCCCAAATGACCATTTAAAAACAACGATGTTATAAAAAGCCCATCCGGTTTCATTTTTTTTGCAAAAAAAAGAATGATAGGGATAAACGCATGCATTTTTTTACCAGAAACGGATGGGCTTCACATTAAGCCGATATCATTATTATGATATCGGCCTGTTTGTGTTTTCAGTCTTATTCTTCTGCCCTTGACAGCGCAACATCCCTTTCAACTATTGTCGCCGCTTATTAAAGGGGGCTTATCAAGTTGCAAAACGCTTTGATGCCAACGGCAATAAAACTCATAACGGCCAGATCCATGTCTATGGACGACAAAAGGAAGGAGGATCTGGGTCAAATCTTGAATTATAAGTTTTTTGAAAAAATCATGACAGGTCACCCATTAAAGGGAAGAGTCAAGAGCAGACTGATGGGCTTCTATTCTTAATGTCTGCCAAAAATGTTTTTATGAAATATCTTGCTTCGGCCTGAATTTAAATAGGTTGCCATTTAGTCTCCTGATTGCAAACCACTAAGCAACTCATCAATAACAGGATCAATTTTCGATTTTGTATTTTCCCAGTCGGTGAATGCAAAGCCTGCTTTTCCCTTTAAATGATACGTCGCATTCCCAATTTGCGATTTACCGTGATAAAGTTGAATTTCAGCATGACCTAAGTAGGTTGCCATGCCCCATGCCCTTTCGCAACAATAAGTCAATGAGTATTCACATTCAGACGGTAATTCACAATTGAATACTTCTGTGGTAATACCATGACGTTGAAAGCCATCCTGGATAAGATACAGCATGCGCCTGTCAAAACACTTTTCCGGGCAATCCTTAATACAGACATGAGTGATAGCCAAATTGCTGTCTACAGGGTCTACTGTGACAGCGGTGCACCCAGACAACAGAAGAAAAAGAGAGAAAGAAAATAATAAAAAAGATTTCATTGGACCTCCATTTTTTAAAAAACTTAAACAATTTGGGGGCACTTCCTAAATTATTTGGAATTATGTAAATGCCCCCGGAGTTCTACACCCCAACGTTGCATAAAAATTTTTTAAAAAAGAATGAACACGCTGAAATTGTAAGTGCCTTTCTAAAAATATGGATCTCAGCAGGACTTAACTGATTGTGTGATCCTGATTTTACTTTTTTTTACTTAAAATTTTTACCCTTCGGGGAAGCCATGTGGCTTTCATCTTCAGCGTTATCAAGCTTTTGCGGTAGTCTACTACAGCAGCAAGCTTGATGCCTTGAAGCTAAAATCCACATGACTTCTGCAACGATGGGGTACACTCCCATCAAATTGCCGAGAAATTTTGCTACTATTGGGTCTCAGTGCCGATAAAACGATAGACTACAGCGCCAAGTATACCGCCAATGATTGGGGCCACCCAGAAAAGCCAGAGTTGTGCAATCGCCCAATCGCCTGCAAAGAGCGCGACGCCGGTGCTGCGCGCTGGATTTACGGACGTATTTGTTACCGGGATACTGATTAAATGAATGAGAGTCAGGCACAAACCAATTGCAATAGGTGCGAAACCCTGTGGGGCGCGTTCGTCAGTGGCGCCAAGAATGACGATAAGAAACATCATAGTCATCACCACTTCAGTGATCAGTGCGGACAGCAAACTATACCCGCCCGGTGAATGTGCGCCGTAGCCGTTTGAAGCAAAGCCTGCGGAAAGGTCAAATCCAGCCTTTCCACTGGCGATTAAGTATAAAATAGCACCTGCTGCGATACCGCCCAAAACCTGTGCAATAATGTAGGGAAGTAACTCTTTTGCCGGAAAACGCCCACCTGCCCAAAGGCCAAACGAAACTGCCGGATTCAGATGACATCCTGATATGTGTCCAATGGCGAAGGCCATTGTGAGCACGGTGAGACCAAATGCCAGCGATACACCAAGCAGTCCTATACCAACGTCTGGAAAAGCAGCAGATAAAACGGCGCTGCCGCATCCGCCGAGAACTAACCAGAATGTTCCAAAAAACTCTGCGCCATACTTGTTCATACAATTTCTCCTTTTCTTTATTAATATGAGGCTCAAAATGAAATAGGCAGAAAGGGCGAATATCTTGATATGCGGGTTCTACCTATTCGGTTTCAGATGGAACGGTTTGAAGCCAAAATTCAGTTGAGAATTAAACATCCATGGCGAAGAAAAAGCAATTGTTTTCTAATTATTATGAATATGCTCATGTACAGCGTACCGTACTTGAATACGCCCCTATGATGCCATTGTTATACGCGCCTTTGCCCTGGCGAAGGATAAAAAATCGAATAATGGACGCCCAGATTATATCCAATCATGTCATGGTCATACGCGATTTTTATAGCGCTGTGTGTGTAATATTCTATCCAGGCAAAGAAAATATTTTCACAATTATTGGAAAGTATTTTCTATAGTATGTCAATGCGTAGAGAAGAATTGACTATCTTGTTAATTTCACAAAATCTCCACAATTATATCATTAGATCTTAAAACTAGTTAAAAAACAAAAAAATAGATCCAAACAATAATCAATTTCTTCATTTGATTATTTTTCTCTAAACTTAAGCATAGCATACATTTTGCTCATCATGACAAACGGATGGTTTTAACGCAAGTGGTGTATATGCTTATTTTTTATATCTATTGTTGTTCTTAAAAAAGGAGTGTTTTTATGTTCAGGTTCAAATTGTTGTTAAGTTCAATTGGTATTTCATTGCTGTGTATAGGGTTGTTTTGTTCTCCGGCGTTTTCGACAACGGCAACGGTAACGTTCATCACGGATGGCACCACACTCATGGGCGCAGAAAATGTTGATGTTAATGGCACTTTATACGATGTTATGTTTATTGATAGTACGATCGCAGACCTATATGATGGTGCAGATGCAAATTCGGATTTTTGTCTTTATTCTTTAGACGGGTCTTTGGTAACTGCAGCTGCAGAAGCGCTGTTAGAACAGGTGTTTGTAGGCGAATATGCTGAACAACCGACACTAATTAACGGGGTTTATACTTCAGATCCAGGATCAACGGCGGCGGCAGTAGTTGTAATACCTTACGAATATATAGCCGAAAATGAGATTGCTACGGCAAACGTATGGAAATGGTCATCACTCTATAACGATAATGAGAGCATACTCTTCGGTCCGTCTACACCTACATATGATTCATCACCAATCGTTGGATCAGAGGACAACGATCACACAGTCATATCAGTTTGGAGTCTCGCAGAGACATCTTCGGTCCCAACGCCCACCTCAATATTATTATTAGGCTCCGGCCTGCTCAGTATCGCAGGGTTGAAAAGAAAGAAAATCAACAAAGCTTAACGGTAATATGTCGCAACCGCCATACAACCACTGAAACCATTTTCAAACGTATCGTCCGATGGGCATTGAATCTGCACTTTGTTCATAACACCGGGCGATACGTCATTATTTTAATATTTATTGCCTTTTTGTATTTCTTTGTGTAGCGTAAATAAAAGATTCGCAAAAAACTCGTAATATCTTTAACTTTCTTTAAAGAAGATTAACCTGTGACTAAGAAAATTCCCATTTTTTTGTTTGTCATTTTTGCCTTTACGGCGATACAATCCCCATCTTCATATGCAGATTCTTATAACGTCACGCCCACCACAAATTCCGGGACGAAATGGCGCATTGGATATTATGAAGGCGGCAACTATATCGATTATCGTTACAATTTAGAGGGTTATATTAAGGCGCTGATGGAACTTAATTGGATCAAAAAACAGCCATTACCCAAACCAACAAGTGCTCAAAACATCAGAGAACTATGGCAATGGCTTGCTGATTCAATAAAAAGTGATTACCTGATTTTTGTAAAAGATGCCTACTACAGCTGTGATTGGAATCACGAAATTCGAATCAATACGAAAAAAAATGTGATAGGCAGGCTCTCGAATAAAAAAGATATTGACCTGATGTTGGCAATGGGAACTTGGGCAGGGCAGGATTTAGCCAACAATAACCATTCAGTGCCTGTTATAGTCATGGCATCTGCCAATCCGATACAGGCCAAAATAGTAAAAAGTTTAGAAGATTCAGGATTTGACCATGTTACAGCGAAATGCGATCCTGGCCGGTATCTTCGTCAATTAAAATTATTTCATGATTTAATTAATTTCAAAAACCTTGGTGTCGTTTATGAAGACTCTGAGTCAGGGCGAATTTATGCAAACCTGGCGGATATTAATCAGGTTGCCAAGAAACGAAATTTTAACGTGGTGGAATGCCATGCCACAGAATCAAACGTCAGCGAGAAAAAGGCAAGAGACAATTTGTATAATTGTTGGCGAAGTATCGCGCCTAAAATAGATGCACTCTGGATAACGGTTCACAATGGCGAGCAACCAAAATTCATGCCTGAAATTCTTGAGCCAATATTCAAATACAAAATTCCCTCCTGGACACGGAGAAATTCAGATCAAGTCGCAAGGGGGGTTTTAATGAGTATATCAAGGAAAGATTATGACGATCTAGGGGGCTTTTATGCAAAAACAACAGGTAAAATTTTTAATGGCGCAAAACCACGAAATTTAAAACAAGAATTTAAGGAACCTCTGAAAATCGCCATAAATACAGAAACTGCGCATAAAATAGATTACAAAATACCGCCGGCTGTTTTGAAAATTGCTGATGAAATTTATGATCACATAGAAACCGGATCTTTTAAAGCAGAATAATTTTCATAAATAACCATGAGATCAAAATATATCATTGTCTGCTTAACGTTTTCCTCTCTTTTGGGAATCCTTTTCTGGATACTTGACGGCGTCATTAACTATTACATCTTTCATGACAACTTAAGATTTCTTTTATTGGAGGGGCCGCAATCACTTTTAGATTCCATCATTTTTCAGGTATCTCCCCGTGAATTAATATCAAGATCGACTTTTTTGATTTCTTGTGTGGTTGCCGGGCTGCTCATGGCAATGTTTATTATCCGGGAAAGAGAAGCTGAAGAAAAATTTTCAAAAGCCTTTTTTTCCAGCCCTGCATGGATGGTGATTTCATTGCTGGAAACAGGCCGAATATTGGAGGTCAATGAAGCTTTTTTAAAGGCAACCGGTTACAAAAAACAGGAGGTGGCCAACTTAAAGGACTATGAAATTGGGTTCCGTAAAAATAACGATGACCGCCAGACCTCCGTGGACTGGACTCCGGGTAATGGTGCCGACAAAAATATGGAAGTGGAAATAATTGGGAAGGATAGTAAGCGCATCAATGCGATTTATTCCAAGGAGCTCCTGAGCATTGGCGGACAAAAGTGCCTGCTGTTTACAGCGCTTGATTTAAGAGAGATCAAGCGCCTTCAAGCCAGTCTTCAACAGGCTCAAAAAATGGAATCCATCGGGAATTTGGCCGGTGGGATTGCCCATGATTTTAACAATATCCTAGTTCCGATCATTGGCATGTCAGAGCTTTTGATAGAAGACCTGCCGAACGACAGCTTTGAATATGAAAATGCGTTGGAAATATACAATGCAGGGAAAAGAGCCGCAGAACTTGTAAAACAGATACTGGCCTTCAGCCGAAAGGGTGAAGATCAAATGATGCCGGTAAAATTGCAAACAGTATTAAAAGAGGTGTTGCGCCTGTGCCGGTCTTCTATTCCTGCAAACATAGACATTCAACATGAGATACAGGACGATTGCGGCTCTGTCTGGGCAAACAGCACACAACTCCATCAAGTCTTGATGAACCTCATTACAAATGCATACCATGCCGTTCAGGAAAAAAATGGTTTGATTATTGTTAAACTAAAAGAGGTGACGCTCAAAACGAATGATCGGCATAAATATAGCGTACCTCCCGGTAAATATGTAATGTTGTCCGTTTCAGACAATGGCACAGGTATGACACTGGATCTTAAGAACAAAATATTTGAACCTTATTTTACGACCAAAGAACAGGGTAAAGGTACGGGGTTGGGCTTGGCAGTTGCCTACGGAATTATTAAGGAATGCAATGGTGATATTGAGGTTTTCAGCATCGTGGGAAAAGGAACAACATTTAATATATATTTACCATTGATGGGAAAAACGGTTGATCCTGGGCAAACGGACGGGGTTGACACAGAACCATTGGAAGGTGAGGGGCACATCCTGCTGGTTGATGACGAGGAGCAGATCGTTCATCTAGTAAAAAGAATGCTCGAACGCTTAGGATACACAGTCACATTTCGTCTGAGCAGCATTGATGCTTTGGACGCGTTCAAAAACAACCCAGGCGATTTTGATTTGGTTATTACAGACATGACAATGCCGAATATGACGGGGGATATTTTGGCAAAAAAGCTAAATGAAATCAGACAAGATATTCCTGTAATTATTTGCACAGGGTTCAGTGAAAAAATTAATCAGGAAAAGGCATTGCCCTTGGGCATTAATGGCCTTTTAATGAAACCCATTGCCCGCGCTGAATTGGCAAAAACAGTTCGAAGGGTGTTAGATGAGGCCCAGTCGGGATAATTCTGCGTTTAATTAATAGATTCGTTCCGGCCCAAAAGCCGGACTCTAAACCTGTCCGAGGAAAACAGCCTGCGTCCAAACCCGTCGGGCAATTCGGATGGTCGCCTGGTCAACCATGCGGCCGTCCACAGCCACGGCGCCCCGGGAGCGGTCATCTGCTGCGTCCAGAATTTTCCTGGCCCGTTGGATCTCTTCCGATGCAGGGGTAAACACCTGGTTGACCGTGTCAATCTGGTCAGGGTGGATCACCCATTTCCCGTCACATCCAAGGGCCTTGGCCAAGGCGGTTGATTTTTTCAGGCCATCATCATCCCTAAAGTTCCCAAAGGGGGCATCCAGGGCCATAAGTCCGTTGGCCTTGGCCGCCATAACCATGCGGCTAAGCTGAAAATGCCACCGGTGACCGGGGTAGACCTGCTCTTCGTTTTCTCCGTGACCGGACAAAGAGACCAGCGCGGCCCCGATGCTGGCCTGATAATCGGCAATGCCAAATGACAGAGAAGATAGCCTGGGATCGGCCGAAGCAATCTCGTTAATCCGGGAAAGTCCCTGGGCGGTCTCAATACAAGCCTGGATCCGGATCTGCCTTGTTTGTCCCAATGCTATTTCAATGCCGTCCAGTAAACGGCCGGCAAAATGGATATCCGCCTCATGATTTACCTTGGGCACCACAACAGTTTCAAGACGATCGCCGGCGGCCTCAACGACCTGAATCAAATCTTTATAGGCAAACGGCGTGTCCAGACTGTTGATGCGAAGGGCGACGCACTTTTCATTAAAATCCAAAGCGTGAAGCGAATCAATAACCGTTTTACGAGCCGCTTCTTTTTCATCCGCCGGCACGCTGTCTTCCAAGTCCAGCATAATGACGTCAACGTTGGAAGCCGCAGCTTTGGCATGCATCTTTGTCTTGTTTCCGGGTACGGAAATCATCGTCCGACAGGGCTTATCCATTCTTGTCTTATTTTTCATGCGGTCAATTTAACAGGCAGTATTAGGGTTGTCAAATCCATAACTGTGCGGGGCACAAAAAAGGGGAACCCGTTACGGTTCCCCTATATTTATTTCTGTAACAGCCCTCTGGAAAAGCGTTAAGCTTTTAATCTAGCTGGGCGGTCATATGCCGGTACACTATACCATTTCAGGTACATCCCAGTTGTCGATTTTCATTGTGCCGTTTTTCGCAAGATTCATTTGCATTTTAAAGCACCTGTCAAAAAGCTGGGGCTCATGGCCGACACCTTTTGCAAGCGTAACCTTGGAAGACATCTCAAGGTACTCCTGAATGATGTCCTTATACTCGGGGTGTACACATTTATCGATGATGGTTTGGGCTCTCTCTTTAGGGGCA
This window of the uncultured Desulfobacter sp. genome carries:
- a CDS encoding Imm26 family immunity protein, giving the protein MKKMEVNPGDVFEFQLPNGKYAYGRIYKGIGAGFYKKLSNTPNTPPIGSRDFFFLIGFQSGVLEDGIYHIIGKDPFGENEDQWIPPTYSYNLGLEKYIIYHQGEIIKYTKNKSDCNGLEAGGAWNIDEIIKRIMKEIGEPISDDDKKNSVFNPEQIDEDLFDNDIANDVKKRFEQFIEIGLSVAQATNNILNFFKNELGDDEEKAIIYLSLVSLQMKHGSLQGTIKKRALKIIESGQGIERWEESGGEILDQKKNFLNELKDQIVSYNKQ
- a CDS encoding response regulator produces the protein MISCVVAGLLMAMFIIREREAEEKFSKAFFSSPAWMVISLLETGRILEVNEAFLKATGYKKQEVANLKDYEIGFRKNNDDRQTSVDWTPGNGADKNMEVEIIGKDSKRINAIYSKELLSIGGQKCLLFTALDLREIKRLQASLQQAQKMESIGNLAGGIAHDFNNILVPIIGMSELLIEDLPNDSFEYENALEIYNAGKRAAELVKQILAFSRKGEDQMMPVKLQTVLKEVLRLCRSSIPANIDIQHEIQDDCGSVWANSTQLHQVLMNLITNAYHAVQEKNGLIIVKLKEVTLKTNDRHKYSVPPGKYVMLSVSDNGTGMTLDLKNKIFEPYFTTKEQGKGTGLGLAVAYGIIKECNGDIEVFSIVGKGTTFNIYLPLMGKTVDPGQTDGVDTEPLEGEGHILLVDDEEQIVHLVKRMLERLGYTVTFRLSSIDALDAFKNNPGDFDLVITDMTMPNMTGDILAKKLNEIRQDIPVIICTGFSEKINQEKALPLGINGLLMKPIARAELAKTVRRVLDEAQSG
- a CDS encoding ABC transporter substrate binding protein; this encodes MTKKIPIFLFVIFAFTAIQSPSSYADSYNVTPTTNSGTKWRIGYYEGGNYIDYRYNLEGYIKALMELNWIKKQPLPKPTSAQNIRELWQWLADSIKSDYLIFVKDAYYSCDWNHEIRINTKKNVIGRLSNKKDIDLMLAMGTWAGQDLANNNHSVPVIVMASANPIQAKIVKSLEDSGFDHVTAKCDPGRYLRQLKLFHDLINFKNLGVVYEDSESGRIYANLADINQVAKKRNFNVVECHATESNVSEKKARDNLYNCWRSIAPKIDALWITVHNGEQPKFMPEILEPIFKYKIPSWTRRNSDQVARGVLMSISRKDYDDLGGFYAKTTGKIFNGAKPRNLKQEFKEPLKIAINTETAHKIDYKIPPAVLKIADEIYDHIETGSFKAE
- a CDS encoding Sbal_3080 family lipoprotein encodes the protein MKSFLLFSFSLFLLLSGCTAVTVDPVDSNLAITHVCIKDCPEKCFDRRMLYLIQDGFQRHGITTEVFNCELPSECEYSLTYCCERAWGMATYLGHAEIQLYHGKSQIGNATYHLKGKAGFAFTDWENTKSKIDPVIDELLSGLQSGD
- a CDS encoding CoA ester lyase, which codes for MDKPCRTMISVPGNKTKMHAKAAASNVDVIMLDLEDSVPADEKEAARKTVIDSLHALDFNEKCVALRINSLDTPFAYKDLIQVVEAAGDRLETVVVPKVNHEADIHFAGRLLDGIEIALGQTRQIRIQACIETAQGLSRINEIASADPRLSSLSFGIADYQASIGAALVSLSGHGENEEQVYPGHRWHFQLSRMVMAAKANGLMALDAPFGNFRDDDGLKKSTALAKALGCDGKWVIHPDQIDTVNQVFTPASEEIQRARKILDAADDRSRGAVAVDGRMVDQATIRIARRVWTQAVFLGQV
- the aqpZ gene encoding aquaporin Z codes for the protein MNKYGAEFFGTFWLVLGGCGSAVLSAAFPDVGIGLLGVSLAFGLTVLTMAFAIGHISGCHLNPAVSFGLWAGGRFPAKELLPYIIAQVLGGIAAGAILYLIASGKAGFDLSAGFASNGYGAHSPGGYSLLSALITEVVMTMMFLIVILGATDERAPQGFAPIAIGLCLTLIHLISIPVTNTSVNPARSTGVALFAGDWAIAQLWLFWVAPIIGGILGAVVYRFIGTETQ